In the genome of Carnobacterium pleistocenium FTR1, one region contains:
- a CDS encoding ParA family protein: protein MARIISVANQKGGVGKTTTTVNLGACLAYFGKKILLVDIDAQGNATSGLGVKKSDVEKDIYDILVNETLVKEVVLPSSRENLWVVPATIQLAGAEIELTSQMARESRLKQALEKVKDDYDYILIDCPPSLGHLTINAFTASDSILIPVQCEYYALEGLSQLLNTVRLVQKHFNPDLKIEGVLLTMLDARTNLGYEVVDEVKKYFRERVYKTIIPRNIRLSEAPSHGLSIIDYDARSRGAEVYLELAKEVLANG, encoded by the coding sequence ATGGCACGAATTATATCAGTCGCAAACCAAAAAGGCGGAGTTGGTAAAACAACGACTACCGTCAACTTAGGTGCTTGCCTAGCATATTTTGGAAAGAAGATCTTATTAGTTGATATTGATGCACAAGGAAATGCTACAAGTGGTTTAGGCGTAAAAAAGTCAGATGTTGAAAAAGATATTTACGATATTTTAGTAAACGAAACGCTTGTTAAAGAGGTCGTTTTGCCTTCTTCAAGAGAAAACCTGTGGGTCGTACCCGCTACGATTCAATTGGCAGGTGCAGAAATTGAGTTAACTTCACAAATGGCTAGAGAATCTAGATTGAAACAAGCGCTAGAAAAAGTAAAAGATGACTATGATTATATTTTAATCGACTGTCCCCCATCTTTAGGTCATTTGACGATAAATGCTTTTACTGCAAGCGACTCTATTTTGATCCCTGTTCAATGTGAATATTATGCTCTAGAGGGATTGAGTCAATTGCTGAATACAGTTCGACTAGTCCAAAAACATTTTAATCCTGATTTGAAAATTGAGGGTGTTTTGTTGACGATGTTAGATGCACGTACAAATCTAGGCTATGAAGTAGTTGATGAAGTGAAAAAATACTTCCGCGAAAGAGTTTATAAAACGATTATTCCACGGAATATTCGTTTATCTGAAGCCCCAAGTCATGGACTGTCAATTATTGATTACGATGCGCGTTCTAGAGGAGCAGAAGTCTATCTTGAATTAGCAAAGGAAGTGCTAGCAAATGGTTAA